GGTTTGAATGCCTGCATAAGCTCGGCTGTTGACGCGGGTATTGCCAAACCATCACATACGACTACCTTTTTGTGCCCCAATACTTCGGCAACAGCCTCTGCCGTTTGTTTGGCACGTACCAAAGGACTGCTCATAATAACATTAAAACGTATATCTAGTCTTTTGAGGCCGCGTGCTTCTGCTTGCACCAATTTGACACCCTCACCGGTCAATGGTCGGTCAAAATCGGTTTTAATCTTCCCGCCTACATCTTCAGCAAAACCGTGTCTCATTAAAAATACATCCATAACTTACTCCATGACAAAGTGTTTAATTTGTTTTTGCAGAACACGGCGCATATTACTATTCCAATACGAATAAAACCGATGGGTAATCGAAATACGTTCCCGTACTACATAGTGTATCGTTTTGATTATCGTTACGTTGTGTATTTCATTTTCTGTCTTATAAATTTGCGCGGACTTTCTAAGTGTCTTTATTATCGTATCGCAATCGTGAATTAGTCCGAGATAATCTTGTAGTTTTTTTAAAATTTTTATCGTCTGAGATATGTTGCCGCCCAGTATTCCGCTCCACATTTC
The genomic region above belongs to bacterium and contains:
- the sixA gene encoding phosphohistidine phosphatase SixA, with the protein product MDVFLMRHGFAEDVGGKIKTDFDRPLTGEGVKLVQAEARGLKRLDIRFNVIMSSPLVRAKQTAEAVAEVLGHKKVVVCDGLAIPASTAELMQAFKPFQMDYSVLLVGHMPDVGRLAGFFMGVPRLAIPFKKGAICKIEVERIHPSPSGEIRWFMTPRQLKFIGES